The window TTCCCTCCGTTCTTTAATTTTTTCGTATGGTGCTATTAGCAGTATTGTTAAACAGTCTCTTGGAATCAGCTTCAAAAATTTCTTAGCTGTTTTGGAGTTATCAAACTCTATGTTATCTAAGTCTATCGTCAGATCCACTAGAGTATCATAAATAAACCTATCACAAACAAGCCTCTTTCTTTGAACCTTTAGCGGAATATAAATCTTGAATATCATCGCCAAAAGCATGTCTAAATATAATGTGATTGGATATACAGTAGAAATCAACTTAGATCTATAAAAATGATGATATCCAATTTTTCTACCGTCTGGCAAAGTCTGAATCTCTGTTAGTCCCATGAGTCTCGCAAGCGCAAGCACTGGCAGGGAGATAAAATGGTGGAACCGCATCCACCTGTACTCGTACTCATACCCCATCTCGCGAAGTTTTTCAATTAACATCTTAGCCTGGGTTGTTTTTCCTGTGCCATCCGGTCCAATAATGCAGATAAGCCTAGGCGGATCCATGGACCCTCACCCTATCAGCTTTAAAAACTCCTCCACAACGTCATTCCATCTTCTCCACTGATTAACGTATTCCTTGGCTGCCGTTTCTAGTTCATATTTTAGCTTCTTATCTTCCAATACTAATAACACAGCGTTGGCCAACTCTTTGGGGTTATTCGGCCTGACTATGAGTCCTTTGTCTTTCAGTATCTCTGGAATTCCATCAACATCAGTACCGATGACAACTTTTCCTAGAGCCATTGCTTCTAATATACTCAGCGGGACATCAGAAAGCACAAGTTTAAACGGAAGCACCACCACATCAGCCGAACTTACGTACGCTTTGACGTCCTCGAGTGG of the Thermococcus onnurineus NA1 genome contains:
- a CDS encoding nucleoside/nucleotide kinase family protein; its protein translation is MDPPRLICIIGPDGTGKTTQAKMLIEKLREMGYEYEYRWMRFHHFISLPVLALARLMGLTEIQTLPDGRKIGYHHFYRSKLISTVYPITLYLDMLLAMIFKIYIPLKVQRKRLVCDRFIYDTLVDLTIDLDNIEFDNSKTAKKFLKLIPRDCLTILLIAPYEKIKERREDLKFDKYLRKRIETYMELKKRFPQLVTIDASSEVEKVHNQIVEIVVGENESAL